GATTGAATTACTTTCCTTTCCATTATTGGAAAAAGAGGAGGAAAACTTGATAAAAAGGTATCTTAATACCTTATCTGAAATTCCTTTAAACAAAATTATTGCCGAAAAAACTATTTATTTACGTCGCAAATATAACTTAAAAACACCAGATGCGATTATTTTGGCAACGGCTTGGGAATGTCAGTCAGTATTATTAAGTAATGATCAAAAATTAACTAATATAAAAGAAGTTTCTGTTATTTCGTTAAAAACCAAAAATTAGCAAGAAGAAAATTAAAAGATGAAAACCAGACAACTCGGCAAATCCGACATTTATATCACTCCGATTATAATGGGTACATGGCAAGCAGGAAAAAGGATGTGGGCAGGTATTGAAGATAGTGAGAGTATCAGTGCCATTCGTCAAGCTGTGGAATCTGGTATCACGACTATTGATACAGCAGAAGTTTATGGAGAAGGGCATTCAGAGAGAATTGTGGGAGAAGCCTTAAAAAGTGTTAGAGATAAAGTAATTTATGCCAGTAAGGTGTTTGCTAACCATCTCAAATATGATCAGGTGATTAGTGCTTGTCATAATTCCTTAAAAAATCTACAGACAGATTATATTGATTTATACCAGATTCATTGGCCTTCTGGTAGTTGGAATAGTGAAATTGTACCCATAGAAGAAACCATGAGGGCATTGAATGATTTAAAAAGAGAAGGTAAGATAAGAGCGATCGGAGTTTCTAATTTTTCTCAGCAACAGTTAGCCTCTGCCCGTGAATGTGGACAAATCGATAGCATTCAACCACCTTATTCTTTGTTTTGGCGCATTGTAGAAAAGGAAATTCAACCCTACTGTGTAGAAAACAATATTTCCATCCTTGCTTACTCATCCCTCGCCCAAGGTATTTTAACGGGAAAATTTGGAGATAATCCCACATTTGCTGAAGGTGATCATCGCAAAAATAATCGCTTATTTCAACCCCCTCACTGGGAAAGAGTGAAACAGGCTTTATCTCAATTACAACCCTTTGCCGATAAATATAATTGTACTTTAGCTCAAATTGCGATCGCATGGCTAATACAACAACCCCAAACCAATGCTATAGTTGGGGCAAGAAATGCTCAACAGGCGAAAGAAAATGCCCAAGCAGGAGAAATAGAATTAACAATAGAAGATATTAAACAAATCAGTAATATAGGAACAAATGTAACTAAAGACTTAGACGATAATCCCGTAATGTGGAATTTTTCTTAAAGAGGGATAAATTATAACAATAATGGGAAAAATTAATGTTATAAAAACAATCCTTAATTTAAAAAGAAAAATCAATATAATAAAAAAACAAAAGTTTCTCAGTAACTATGAATCAAAGGGATTTATCGGAAGGAAAACTATTAGTACAGCGCTATCTCCTTCGAGAAGTAGTGGGCGTTGGCGGCATGGGTACAGTATATCGAGCCCAAGATATCGCCTCTAAAAACCATAATGTGGCAGTAAAAATATTATCCCGTTCCCTAGACAACATGAAAATGATTAAACAATTTCAACGGGAAGCCACTTTTAGTGCTTTACTCTCAGAAAGAAGCCAAAACATTGTCAAAGTCACAGACTACGGAGTCGATGAACAGAAAGTTCCTTTTTACGTGATGGAGTTTCTCGAAGGGGAAAATCTTGATGACATGATAGAAGTTCACGATATATCCCTACCCCAATTTTTTGACTTTATTTGTCAAATTTGTCGAGCAATGGAAACAGCCCATAATGGCATATTTTTTGAAGGGGAAATTTATCCAGTTATTCATAGAGACTTAAAACCCAGTAACGTTTTTATCATTGAAGATGATACGGGAAAACAAATAATTAAAGTCTTAGATTTCGGCATTGCCAAATTAGTCAAGGATGATCCCATTGATACAGAAAATTTTATGGGAACTCCAAAATATTGCTCCCCAGAACAGCTACAAGGTAAAGACTTAGATAATCGTTCCGATATTTACAGTTTAGGAATGATTATGTATTTAATGTTATGCAAAAAACTCCCTTGGAACTTAGAAGTAGAATCTGTCGGTTTGTGGTATAAAGCACACACTGAGCTATCACCTAAACCCTTTCCTCCAGAACTAAACATATCTTCAGACTTAGAAAAATTAGTTTTACAATGCCTAGAAAAATCTCCTTCTAACCGCCCTCAAAACGTGGGAGAGATTATTCAAAGACTAGAATCTATTGCTAAGAAATTAAAAATAGTCAAGAAAACCATAAGTGAAGGTCAAAATCATTTACTGAATATTAATAATAACTTCGTTGAAAGTTACGAAAATACTAATCCTAAAGAAGATTTTTTATTATCTCATCCATGGCCGAAGAATAAACCTAAACAAAAAATAGTTTTTCCTCGTGTTGTTTTTTATCAAAATTCTTCCTTACCAACAATTTGCACAATGTTAGAAACGGAAGATATACGAAAAAGAAAAAATAATATTCGCTACAGTCAATTTCTGTTCCAAAGTTACCCTCATCCAATGATTTTATGGATAACTCTACTGTATAGCCCTAAACACGAACCCAGATGGTTTCCCTGCTACCTAGATTTAAAAGCAAAAATAGGTCAACAATTAGTAAGCACTTTAAGCGAATCAAAGGAATATTTTGTTCTA
This is a stretch of genomic DNA from Cyanobacterium aponinum PCC 10605. It encodes these proteins:
- a CDS encoding type II toxin-antitoxin system VapC family toxin, encoding MKLDYLIDTNIFICLINEELREAIPNGILGYSIITQIELLSFPLLEKEEENLIKRYLNTLSEIPLNKIIAEKTIYLRRKYNLKTPDAIILATAWECQSVLLSNDQKLTNIKEVSVISLKTKN
- a CDS encoding serine/threonine-protein kinase; the protein is MNQRDLSEGKLLVQRYLLREVVGVGGMGTVYRAQDIASKNHNVAVKILSRSLDNMKMIKQFQREATFSALLSERSQNIVKVTDYGVDEQKVPFYVMEFLEGENLDDMIEVHDISLPQFFDFICQICRAMETAHNGIFFEGEIYPVIHRDLKPSNVFIIEDDTGKQIIKVLDFGIAKLVKDDPIDTENFMGTPKYCSPEQLQGKDLDNRSDIYSLGMIMYLMLCKKLPWNLEVESVGLWYKAHTELSPKPFPPELNISSDLEKLVLQCLEKSPSNRPQNVGEIIQRLESIAKKLKIVKKTISEGQNHLLNINNNFVESYENTNPKEDFLLSHPWPKNKPKQKIVFPRVVFYQNSSLPTICTMLETEDIRKRKNNIRYSQFLFQSYPHPMILWITLLYSPKHEPRWFPCYLDLKAKIGQQLVSTLSESKEYFVLFYSLEKPHKCIDLQPFKIMLKQRTSLKQWMSVSNMISVKHDDEVLFSRRKLKQDLEALKPKIIIDLEKTNTLEVYE
- a CDS encoding aldo/keto reductase, which produces MKTRQLGKSDIYITPIIMGTWQAGKRMWAGIEDSESISAIRQAVESGITTIDTAEVYGEGHSERIVGEALKSVRDKVIYASKVFANHLKYDQVISACHNSLKNLQTDYIDLYQIHWPSGSWNSEIVPIEETMRALNDLKREGKIRAIGVSNFSQQQLASARECGQIDSIQPPYSLFWRIVEKEIQPYCVENNISILAYSSLAQGILTGKFGDNPTFAEGDHRKNNRLFQPPHWERVKQALSQLQPFADKYNCTLAQIAIAWLIQQPQTNAIVGARNAQQAKENAQAGEIELTIEDIKQISNIGTNVTKDLDDNPVMWNFS